The Bacteroidales bacterium genomic sequence GACAGTTGTCCGTCAGGCTTTGTACGTCCGGTCATCACCACCCGTCCTTGTTTATCCTTATATTCGTAGGAAAGATGATTGTTTTCGTCCACCATATCCGTACGGTAAAGAGTCCCCTCGCTATAAAAATCATCAGGCGTATAAAAACCATCTTCCAGTACCAGCCATGCCTGTATGTCGTTCCAGGTATTGGTGTTGTACCAGAACCGGTGGGTGCGTCCGTAATCGGGATGCCAGTCCCCGCCGGGGTTCCCCTGTTTAATTACCTTGTCCAGAGGCGACATCTCCAGCACCGTTACTGCGTAGGGATAATTATCCTTGGCCACATCGGCAGGACCGTTACCGTTCCTATGGTAAAAATAAGCCTGTTCCGCCAGGGCGTCGATACGGAATTGCCCGTCGCTTGCCGGACTCTTATAAGGCAGGTATTTCACGGTTTCCCGGCCGAATTCGTCATAGGCGACAGGAGTAATAATATCCGATCCGTCAGGAGAGGCGCCCACAGCTACCGACTGCAAGGGCCGCCCCAGCCCGTCGAAATATTCCATAGTGATCATGTGCTGTGAGGCAGACGGCATCGTTTCCGGTGGTACGGCATTGAATTCCTGCAGGGGTACGATGGTCTGGATATAGTTGTGGTTACATACGGGATCCACTTCGGGTTCCGGAAGATCCACCTCTATTTTTGTTTCGATCACCCCGTTGCCGTTGGTTCCCTCGGATACTACGTAATAAGTGCCGGCAGCCAGCCAGTTGATATACAAGTGGGGCTGCTGCGAAATATTATCCCCTCCGGTACTGTAGGTATATACTTCCCCTCCGGAACGCAACAGGGTAAGGCGGGTCAATACGGAAGCCACATGACTGATCTCCACTGCCATCGGGGTAGTCAGCGTGAACCGGTAAAACACATCGTTATAGGATGTTCCCTCGTATGTATTGGTGAAATCGCCCATATTCAGCGTATTACGGTAAGTGCCCGGAGCGTCGAAGGTACCCGCTTCGAAGGGATAGTCGAAAGCGTCGCCTTTCACTGTTCCTTTTATCCGGGTCATTATTTCGCCGTTATCGCTGTATCCTTCGGAAACTACATAATAAGTACCGGCAGGCAGCTCCGTTTTTTTCAAATACGCATGCAGGGAAGAATTACAGGCGCCTTCCCCTGAATAATCGTCGTTATAGTCAATACGGGTGCCGGCTTCGTTAAGCAGATGGAGATAAGTATTGTCCAGACCGGAACCGCAATGGGAGATCTCCACATTCATCGCCTTTGAGGTCGTGAACCGGTAAAAAACGTCATTAGTGGATTGCCCGTTATAGGCGTTGCTGTACAGGGAAGTATTCCTGGTATCGGTATACAGGAAACTTTTGTTGTACGGAACCGTTGCCGTATGAATGGGCGTATGGTAGGTATCCCCGGGCATTGAGCCCCGAACGGTAGTGGTCAGTTCATCATTATTGCCTGTCGAAAAGCTCTTGGATAAAACATAATAGGTGCCCGCAGGGAGGTTACGGATCAGTAATCCGGCCTGTTCCCCGGATCCGGAATTGCAGGGAATAGTCGCCGGGGGATCGTGGCTCTCGTGCAGGATACCTGCAGTGGTGCTCAGCAGGGCAACATAGGTGTCATATGCTTCGGAACCGCAATGGTTGATCTCTATATCCATCGTAACGGTAGTAGAAAAACGGTAAAAGACGTCGGGACCTTCTCCTGGCCAGGGATATTGATTGGTATAAAGATCTATATTGCGTGTATCTTCATACAGGAAACTGCCGTCGTATGTTCCCATTTCGATGGCCGATGCAAAGTCATCACCGGGCGCCGCCATCCGGCAGATATTCGTCATCCTGGATTCCCAGCCGTAGGCGCCCATGTCGCTGCGGCTGCCGCCCTTGCCCGGGGGACTGCTGTAATCGTAAAAATCGGGGGTTCCTGCATCAATGCAAGGAGAATGGTTTAATAAACGATATCTTCCTTCAGAGAGATCTTCAATATCAAAAAAAGGATCGTTATCAATCACACCGTCTAGTGAGGAAATATTATAATATTCGTTTTTATTCCGGATCAGGCAATATTGCACTTCTGCGGAATGATTCATGGATTGAATGCTGATTTCTCTGATCGTCTCCGTATTATATAAAATATTGTTCAGCAGGTAAAAGGTAAAAAAACCGCCCCAGCTCTGGATCGCGACAGAACCCCGGTTATCGGTAATGGTTACGTTACAGATATCAGCATAGGCTGCAGCATTCTGACCGCTCGGTGCATGGTTCATCACAGGATTATCCCAGGCGTTATTCTCATAGATCAACGAGTTACACATGACATAGCTGAAATACTGACCGACGGCGGACAAGGCAGGCCCATCGCTCTGGGTAATGATGAGATGTGAGAAAAACGGGTAAGCGCTGTTGATATATATCCCGGTGGTGGCTTTTATAATGGTTATCCCGTGTATTTCCGGGGAACAATACGATATTTCTATTCCGCCGTAATCTGTGTAGGGTTCTATTACAACGGACTGCGGACATTCCACGCTGCCGAACAGATAGACGTTCTTATTGATATAAAGCGTTTCCGTGTATTTTCCCGGCGCTATTTTAATGGCGTCGCCGGACGAAGCCTGTTCAATGGCTGTTTGTATGTTCTTCAGGGGTGCCTGTTGGGTCCCCGGGTTATTGTCGTTGCCGTCGGGCGACACGTACCATTGATAGGTATCGGGGATATTCAGGTAATTACCGGGTTCGTTGATGGCGGATTGCAGGGCGATGTCGGTACCGGCAGATAGTACCGTACGGTTTACGGCATTACCTTCCTTCAACCCGGCAAGTTCGCGGAGCATCCGCTGCATCTGTAACGTATCGCAGCCTAATCCCGTCATGCGGGAAATGCTGCGGGACAGCTGCTGGCGATACATCCTGACAGTTTCACTCTCTTGCTTTAAGATTTCTTGTGCGTGGTTTTTTATCGGGAATGCACTCAATAATATGATGGTAAAAAAGGATATTAAACGGATGTAAGATAAAGTTCTCATGTTTTTTAGTATGAAAGTTGATAAAGTAGGAAAGCTAAAAAGTTCATAAAGTTTAAAAGTTTGAAAGTTTGAAAGTTCATAAAGTCGGAATGTCAAAAAGTTAAAAAGTATGAATGATGAACAATAAATGATGAACTGAAAAATTCATAGTTCATAGTTCATAGTTTATAATTCATAGTTCTCCATTTTTAATTTTTAATTTTTAATTCTCAATTGCTTTCCCGATAATGATACCGGTGTTCCTTGAGCACTTTCCCGTTCTGGTCCTTGATACGCGCCAATCTGCCGAAACGGTCATATTCATAATAAATAATGTGTCCGGCCGTATCCGTCTCGGAGGTCACTCCCACCAGAGGTTGACAGGTATAGGTGGTGACCTGCGCGTCGGCCGGGTATATCCTGATCTCGTCCAGCGCATTTCCTTCCTGAAGGGTAAACGAGCCTGTATATGCCTGTTTTTTATAGTGCCATTTCCCGTCGCTCCGGTAATAATAATCGATCACGTATTCCCGGTTGTTAGGAAGCATAAAATCGATCACCATGGAACCGTTACGATACTTATCGCCGGCCGCGGACATGCCTTTTGTTCCTTCCGGACCTTCCTCGAAACTGTAATACCTGAATTCCTGCTCACCGGCATTGGTGATCTTCAACACGGGGTGTTGCTTTTTATATCCCCACAGGTAACTCACCTTCGGTCCTCCTTCATAGGAAACCGTTACGGGATTGGTATAAGGATCGTAGGCATAGTACCGGATTCGTGTTTCCATGGCTCTTCCCGGGCCGGTACTGGCCTCTACGGCGGATAACAGCGCCTTGTCGTTGAATAAGCGATACTGATACTGGGTGACCTGTTCCTTATCTATATGCGTCCTGGTCTGCTTTATCAGGGTGTTGAGTTTCCGGTCGGCTACCAGCCGGCTCCTGGCCACTTCCGCATCCCCTGTCAACTGCTTATCCGGTGCATATTGATACTCATCCGTGATGTAAACGTTCTGGCTGGTAAGGGTCTTTATCTTAGAAGGGAAAAGAAGGGAATTATACTCATACCTCTTTTCTGTCTTCACCCATTTTCCGCCCCAGCGCTCATAGGCCGTTTCGGCTTCCAGCTTTCTGGCCCCGGACTGGATGAGATAACCGAGCATTACTACACCATCCTCGTAGCATCCCGAAGCATCGAGAGGTCCTACGGTTTTGCGCCAGGCAATCCTGGCACTGCCCATGATATCTGTTTTAAAATTACGGTATTGGTATACAGTCCGTGAAAGCGTATCCCCGTCCCGGTTAAATGTTTCCTTCCTGATCAATTGCCCGATCAGCCAACCGCCCCTGTTATTTTCGTAATACGGACTCAGTTCAAAACGCCTTACCGGATACTCGGCATTGACATTATAGGTATATACCGTTTTACCGGTAGTATTGTTCAGGAATATATCGGGCGACCGGTATTCCGTCACCTGTTCGTACATCACCGGAGCGCCTGCCGAGTAAAAAAGATCCGTAAGGGAAGACGAATAGTAGGTGCGGACCCTCGATGTTCCGATAGCCCCTCCGTAATTTTTATCATACTGTGACATATAATCATTACATGCAACTTTCCAGCGGGATATGCCGTCGCCTTCCTCGTCTTTACCATATTTAAATATACGGTAGGTACCGGCGTCCATATCATTCGGAATGTCGTGGATAGAGGCTATGCGCAACCCGCCGCATTGTACGATTCCGCCGTTTTCGGTCTTATATTGGTGCGGTTCGTAGGTAAAATGGGTTTCTCCCCCGGTGGGGTATATGATGGTTTTC encodes the following:
- a CDS encoding DUF1565 domain-containing protein yields the protein MRTLSYIRLISFFTIILLSAFPIKNHAQEILKQESETVRMYRQQLSRSISRMTGLGCDTLQMQRMLRELAGLKEGNAVNRTVLSAGTDIALQSAINEPGNYLNIPDTYQWYVSPDGNDNNPGTQQAPLKNIQTAIEQASSGDAIKIAPGKYTETLYINKNVYLFGSVECPQSVVIEPYTDYGGIEISYCSPEIHGITIIKATTGIYINSAYPFFSHLIITQSDGPALSAVGQYFSYVMCNSLIYENNAWDNPVMNHAPSGQNAAAYADICNVTITDNRGSVAIQSWGGFFTFYLLNNILYNTETIREISIQSMNHSAEVQYCLIRNKNEYYNISSLDGVIDNDPFFDIEDLSEGRYRLLNHSPCIDAGTPDFYDYSSPPGKGGSRSDMGAYGWESRMTNICRMAAPGDDFASAIEMGTYDGSFLYEDTRNIDLYTNQYPWPGEGPDVFYRFSTTVTMDIEINHCGSEAYDTYVALLSTTAGILHESHDPPATIPCNSGSGEQAGLLIRNLPAGTYYVLSKSFSTGNNDELTTTVRGSMPGDTYHTPIHTATVPYNKSFLYTDTRNTSLYSNAYNGQSTNDVFYRFTTSKAMNVEISHCGSGLDNTYLHLLNEAGTRIDYNDDYSGEGACNSSLHAYLKKTELPAGTYYVVSEGYSDNGEIMTRIKGTVKGDAFDYPFEAGTFDAPGTYRNTLNMGDFTNTYEGTSYNDVFYRFTLTTPMAVEISHVASVLTRLTLLRSGGEVYTYSTGGDNISQQPHLYINWLAAGTYYVVSEGTNGNGVIETKIEVDLPEPEVDPVCNHNYIQTIVPLQEFNAVPPETMPSASQHMITMEYFDGLGRPLQSVAVGASPDGSDIITPVAYDEFGRETVKYLPYKSPASDGQFRIDALAEQAYFYHRNGNGPADVAKDNYPYAVTVLEMSPLDKVIKQGNPGGDWHPDYGRTHRFWYNTNTWNDIQAWLVLEDGFYTPDDFYSEGTLYRTDMVDENNHLSYEYKDKQGRVVMTGRTKPDGQLS